A single region of the Sus scrofa isolate TJ Tabasco breed Duroc chromosome 16, Sscrofa11.1, whole genome shotgun sequence genome encodes:
- the FST gene encoding follistatin precursor (The RefSeq protein has 3 substitutions, 1 frameshift compared to this genomic sequence), whose product MVRPKHQPGGLCLLLLLLCQFMEDRSAQAGNCWLRQAKNGRCQVLYKTELSKEECCSTGRLSTSWTEEDVNDNTLFKWMIFNGGAPSCIPCKETCENVDCGPGKKCRMNKKNKPRCVCAPDCSNITWKGPVCGLDGKTYRNECALLKARCKEQPELEVQYQGKCKKTCRDVFCPGSSTCVVDQTNNAYCVTCNRICPEPTSSGQYLCGNDGVTYSSACHLRKATCLLGRSIGLAYEGKCIKAKSCEDIQCTGGKKCLWDFKAGRGRCSLCDELCPESKSEEPVCASDNATYASECAMKEAACSSGVLLEVKHSGSCNSISEDTEEEEEDEDQDYSFPISSILEW is encoded by the exons CTGGGAATTGCTGGCTCCGCCAAGCAAAAAACGGCCGCTGCCAGGTCCTGTATAAAACCGAACTGAGCAAGGAGGAGTGCTGCAGCACCGGCCGCCTGAGCACCTCCTGG GAGGAGGACGTAAATGACAACACACTTTTCAAGTGGATGATTTTCAATGGAGGTGCCCCCAACTGCATCCCATGTAAAG AAACGTGCGAGAACGTGGACTGTGGGCCCGGGAAAAAATGCCGAATGAACAAGAAGAACAAACCCCGCTGCGTCTGCGCCCCGGATTGTTCTAACATCACCTGGAAAGGCCCAGTCTGTGGGCTGGATGGGAAAACCTACCGCAACGAATGTGCTCTCCTCAAGGCCAGATGTAAAGAGCAGCCGGAACTGGAAGTCCAGTACCAAGGCAAATGTAAAA AGACCTGTCGGGATGTTTTCTGTCCAGGCAGCTCCACATGTGTGGTGGACCAGACTAATAATGCCTACTGTGTGACATGTAACCGCATTTGCCCAGAGCCCACCTCCTCAGAACAGTATCTCTGTGGGAATGATGGAGTGACCTACTCCAGTGCCTGTCACCTGAGAAAGGCTACCTGCCTACTGGGCAGATCTATTGGATTGGCCTATGAGGGAAAGTGTATCA AAGCAAAGTCCTGTGAAGACATCCAGTGCACTGGTGGAAAAAAGTGCTTATGGGATTTCAAGGTTGGCAGAGGCCGCTGTTCCCTCTGCGATGAGCTGTGCCCTGAGAGTAAGTCTGAGGAGCCTGTCTGTGCCAGTGACAATGCCACCTACGCCAGTGAGTGTGCCATGAAGGAAGCGGCCTGTTCCTCAGGTGTGCTGCTGGAAGTAAAGCACTCTGGATCTTGCAACT CCATTTCAGAAGAcaccgaggaggaggaggaagatgaagacCAGGACTACAGCTTTCCTATATCTTCTATTCTAGAGTGGTAA